A region from the Ursus arctos isolate Adak ecotype North America unplaced genomic scaffold, UrsArc2.0 scaffold_6, whole genome shotgun sequence genome encodes:
- the LOC113249514 gene encoding olfactory receptor 4N2, whose product MENDNSTVVKEFILLGLTQSRDIQLLVFALVLIFYLIILPGNFLIILTIRSDPGLTAPLYFFLGNLAFLDASYSFIVAPRMLVDFLSEKKVISYRGCITQLFFLHFLGGGEGLLLVVMAFDRYIAICRPLHYSTVMNPRACHALLLALWLGGFIHSIIQVALILCLPFCGPNLLDNFFCDVPQVIKLACTDTFVVELLMVFNSGLMTLLCFLGLLASYVVILCRVYGSSSEGKSKAVSTCTTHIIVIFLMFGPGIFIYTRPFRAFPADKVVSLFHTVIFPLLNPVIYTLRNQEVKASMRRLFNQHVA is encoded by the coding sequence ATGGAAAATGACAACAGCACAGTGGTGAAAGAATTCATCCTTCTTGGTCTGACCCAATCTCGAGATATTCAGCTCCTGGTCTTTGCGCtagttttaattttctatctCATCATCCTCCCTGGAAATTTcctcatcatcctcaccatcagaTCAGACCCTGGCCTCACAGCCCCCCTCTACTTCTTTCTGGGCAACTTGGCCTTCCTGGATGCATCCTATTCCTTCATTGTAGCTCCTAGGATGCTGGTGGACTTTCTTTCTGAGAAAAAGGTAATCTCCTACAGGGGTTGCATCACTCAGCTCTTTTTCTTGCACTTCcttggaggaggggaaggattACTCCTTGTTGTGATGGCCTTTGACCGCTACATTGCCATCTGTCGGCCTTTACACTATTCAACTGTCATGAACCCTAGAGCCTGCCATGCCTTGCTGTTGGCGCTGTGGCTTGGAGGCTTTATCCACTCCATTATCCAGGTAGCCCTCATCCTCTGCTTGCCCTTCTGTGGCCCAAACCTACTGGATAACTTCTTCTGTGATGTGCCACAGGTCATCAAGCTGGCCTGCACAGACACTTTTGTGGTGGAGCTTCTGATGGTCTTCAACAGTGGTCTGATGACCCTTCTGTGCTTCCTGGGCCTTCTGGCCTCCTATGTGGTCATCCTCTGCCGTGTATATGGGTCTTCCTCTGAGGGGAAGAGTAAGGCTGTTTCCACATGCACCACCCATATCATTGTTATATTTCTCATGTTTGGGCCTGGCATCTTCATCTATACTCGCCCCTTCAGAGCCTTCCCGGCTGACAAGGTAGTTTCTCTTTTTCACACAGTGATCTTTCCTTTGTTGAATCCTGTGATTTATACCCTTCGCAACCAGGAAGTAAAAGCTTCTATGAGGAGGCTGTTTAATCAGCATGTAGCCtag